The sequence below is a genomic window from Armatimonadota bacterium.
GCGCGAGACCGAGTGCAGGGAAGGTGTCTTCGTCCGGTCGCTCGAAGGTGAGATTTGGGGTGTCGGCGGGATCCCAGTTCTTGAGATCGTTCGGGTTTCGCTCGGGATAGGTGAGGGCGTAGAGGATGGGAAGGCGCATGTTGGGCCACCCCAGTTGGCCCAGAACCGAGCCGTCGGAGAATTTCACCATTGAGTGGACAATACTTTGGGGGTGGACGACGACCTTGACCTGGTCGATCTCCACGCCGAAGAGCCATTTGGCCTCGATCATCTCCAGGCCCTTGTTCATGAGGGTAGCGGAGTCGATGGTGATTTTGCCGCCCATGTTCCAGGTCGGGTGGTTCAGGGCCTGCTCGACGGTAATGTCCTTGAGATCGTCGCGAGTCTTGCCTCGGAACGGACCGCCGCTAGCGGTGAGAATGACCTCGCGAACCTGATCGGGTCGGTAGCCTTGCAGGCACTGGAAGACGGCGCTGTGTTCGCTGTCGATGGGGGTCATGGCCACGCCATGCTGCTTCAACAAGGGCATGACGATCTCGCCGGCGGCGACCAAAACCTCTTTGCTGGCGAGGGCGATATTCTTGCCCGCTTTAATGGCTTCGAAGGTGGGAAGCAGGCCGATGACGCCCGCCACCGAAACCACCACAATATCGGCGCTTTCGAGGGTGGCGAGATCGACCAAAGCGTCCATTCCATCTCGCTCGAAGAGGACGGTACTCTTTACTTCGAAGCGTCGGGCCTGCTCGTCCAGCAACCCTTCATTCCGCGCTGCCGCCAAGCCGACGACTTCAAATTCTTTCGGAAACTGCTGGATGATATCCAGAGTCTGTGTGCCGATACTTCCCGTCGAACCAAGGATAACGACACGTTTCATTCAGGAATATTGTGGCACTTATCTGAGGTTGGGGGAATTCCAGCCGAACTAACCAGAAGGAGGAGAATCTCATGTCGAATTCAGTTGAAATCTGCAATCTCTTGAATGAAGCCGCGAAGTCCGGCGTCGTCGTGCGAATTCGATATCCGGGCCACGATAAGGTGTCTGCGAAAGTGGGCGAAATCGGGTCCGATTGGGTGGAATTGGCCACCCTCTCCGATGCGAGACACAAGGGTGGCGAGCGATGGTTCAAGATTGCCTTGATCCAGGAAGTCTCGACGCCCGAATCTGCGCCGACTCCCTAGTTCTGCCCGTTATCAAACGGGCTTGGAATCTTCCGCCTGGGCGATCTTGGGCTTAGGCGGAAGTCATATCCCGAATTGAGGATGAAGATCGTCGCGATCGCCGACACGAACGGGTTGTAGCCCATCCCCGGAAACATTTGGAACATCCACGACCAGAAAAGAAACGTGAAGATGATCAGCCCTAACCTGAATCCGGTGCGCTTGATCATTTCGACGAGCGGCGTCATGCGATCGCCGTAGACGCGGCGGACGAATGAGGAAAGGAAGATGACGAAGAACACAATCGCCAGAACCCATTCGCCGGTGCTGAGCGGTTCGCTCTTGGAGTGGCTGGATAGGTTGGTGAAGTTCGTGTTGAAGAGAAACGCGAGGTAGATCGCGTAGGCGAGGCATCCGATTCGGATGAGGGTCGAGGACAGGACGCTGAGGACCTGCTTGCCCCGCGACGGCAACGGGTTGACTTTGCCGAGGATATCGGCGATTTCCGCGATCAGTTGTTCTCTTGTAGGTTCGGTCGGCATCTTGTCGATCCCCTTTATTCTATGCCAAAAGGTAATCTCTCATTGCATTGAACCAGGCTGATCCCCGCTTTCGACTCACCGACTCATTGGCCCGGGAATTGGCGGATCGGTTCGGCACTCCTCTGTATGTCGTCGATGAAGCGTCGGTGCGCGATCGAGTTCGGCAGTATCGAACGGCGCTTTCCGCGCTCTATCCCAAAACCGAGTTGAGCTTTGCGAGCAAGGCGAACTCGACGCTGGCGGTGCTGAAAATCGTTCGACAAGAAGGCGCGACCATCGATGTCGCGAGCGAGGGCGAACTCCGGGCGGCGATGCTGGCCGGAATTCCGGCTTCGGATTGCCACCTGCATGGCAATAACAAGAAGCGCGAAGAGATTCGATTTGCACTAGAGCAGGGCGTTAGCCACGTCGTGATCGACCATTTTGGCGAGATCGAAATGGTGGCCGAGCTGCTTGGCGAGTTTCCCACCCGGTTCTTGCTACGGCTTGCGCCGGGGGTTGATCCCAAGACGCATTCGCGCATCTCGACGGGGCAATCGGACACGAAGTTTGGATTCAACATCGCGGACGGATCCGCCGAAAAGGCGTTGGCTCGATGTCTGGAGCTAGGTATTCCGGTCGATGGCATCCACTGCCATGTGGGTTCGCAATTGCTAGACGATGAGGCGCAGAGCGCGGCGGGCGAGTTTCTAGCGGAATTTGCGGTCGCAATGAAGCAGCGGCACGGGGCCGATTTTCAGCACATCATTATCGGTGGCGGGTTGGGAGTGAAGTACACGGCGAAGGACGATCCGCTCTCCATCGAGGAGTATTGCCGCCGAGTGGTCGGCGCGATGAAGCCGATTTTGGAAAAGCACGGTCTGCATCCCGCGCTGGGCATGGAACCGGGGCGGAGCATTGTGGCCGAGGCGGGCGTGACGCTGTACACGGTTGGCGTGGTGAAATCGGTGCCGACGGCACCGGGCAAAACACGCACATATGTGGCGGTCGACGGCGGCTTGAGCGACAACCCACGTCCGGCGATGTACGAAGCGAAATACGACGTGGAGGCCATCGGGCATGTGCCAGGCGAGACCATGACGGCCACGGTTTGCGGCAAGCACTGTGAAACGGACAACTTGTTCGTGGACGTAGAAGTTCCGAAGGACATCGTCGCTGGGGACCTGCTTCAGGTTCTCACGACGGGCGCCTATAACTCCACGATGGCGAACAATTACAACCGATACCTGCGACCCGCGACGGTCCTAATTCGTCAGAATGGAAAGGCCGAACTGGTCGTTCGGCGGGACTCATGGGAAGAAATGTTTGATAAGGAAGCGGTGCCGGGAGATTTGTAATGTTCAGTCGATTTGATCCTTATCAGATAGTCTTTAGCCTGCTTGTTTTCATCCCGGCGATTGCGATTCACGAATTTTGCCATGCGAAGTTCGCCGATATGGCGGGCGACATGACCCCACGCGCGCAAGGACGCGTCACGCTGAATCCGTTGGCTCACCTGGACCCGATCGGCACGATCATGATCGTGATTTCGTCGATGGCTGGTTTCGGCATTGGGTGGGGAAGGCCAGTTATGGTCAACCCTTCGAAGATGAAGAATCCGCGATGGGATCACTTCATTTCGGTCATCATGGGGCCGGTTTCGAACCTGGGCCTGGCGCTGGTCTGCGCAATCCTCATCAAGTCGGGATTGGCGGATCGGGAAGCCTTGTCGGGGCTTGGCGAAACGGGGATGAGCTTTGGCCGCGCCGCGTTTGCGAGCGGCAGTGCATTTTTCTCGCTCTATGTGCTGATGTCGTTCATCATGAACCTCAGCCTTTTCTTCTTTAACCTGATTCCGCTGGGGCCGCTCGACGGGCACTGGTTGGTTGGCGCGTTTCTGCCGCCGCAGGCAAGAAATAGCTGGTACCGGTTCTGCCACGGGCCGGGAATGATCATCTTCCTGATTCTCGTTCTGATTCCGGCCGGAAACTTCAACGTCATTGACTGGTATTTAGGCACAACCGTTGGTACCACGATGCGCCTGATGCTGGGTATATAGTTACGGTGAGCGACAATAAGCGAATCTTAAGCGGCATGAGGCCCACCAATCAGCGTGGCCTCCACATCGGGAATTATGAGGGCGCCTTGCGAAACTGGGTGGACCTTCAGAACCAGGGCTATACGATGTTCAGCATGGTCGCCGATTGGCATGCGCTCACAACCATGGACGAAACATCGCAGATCGGCAAGATCACGATCGAGGTAGCCAAGGATTACATTGCGGCAGGGCTGGACCCGGCCAAATCTCCGATTTTCGTACAGAGCCATGTGCCGGAGCACGCCGAGCTTCACCTGCTTTTCAGCATGATCACGCCGCTGGGCTGGTTGGAGCGGACGCCGACGTACAAGGAAAAGAAGGACGAGATGGAGGGTGCGGAGCGAGAGCCTTATGGGCTTCTGGGCTATCCGGTTCTGCAGACGGCCGACATTCTGCTGTATCGTCCCTACGGCGTTCCGGTGGGGCGCGATCAGGCTCCTCACTTGGAGATCGGCAACGACATTGGTCAGCGGTTCAACCGGTTGTTCGGCAAGGACGTTTTTCCGGTCTACAAGTACCTAATTCCAGAAGATGAGAATCGGGCGAAGCTGCCGGGCCTGGATATGCGCAAGATGTCGAAGTCGTACGACAACTGCATCTACATGAGCGATACTGCCGACGAGACGGCGGCGCGGATCAAGAGCGCATTTACGACGCCGACGAAGATCAAAAAGACCGATCCGGGCATCCCCGAGGGGTGTGCGGTGTGTCAGTACCTGAAGTTGTATTCGCCGAACTGGGAGACCTGTTGGGAAGAGGATCGGCAGGGCTTGCGCGGGTGCATGCAGAACAAGACGGAGTGCATCGAGGCGGTCAACGAGTATTTTCGCCCGATGCGGGAGCGACGGGCCTCGTACAGCGAGGACGACATTCGCGACGTTCTGCGCGATGGTGCCGAGCGGGCTCGGGCGGTGGCGGCGGAGACGTTGGACGAAGTGCGAAGCGTGATGGGCCTGTTGGTTTAGCAGCAGGCCGGTCGGCTATCCCCCGGTTCACTTCGTTCACCCTCCACTTGGCGGAAGGGTATCTCCGTTTGGTTGGATACAGTGAATGGCTTGAACGCAAACCTCCGGCTCGCAACGAGATGTCGCTTTGGGTGTTTGAAGCGAAACCTCGCTTGAGTTTGGGGTCGCTTCGCTCCGTGGACTCTGACTGTTCCCATTTCTATCCCAGCCCTTGGAACGCAATGCATTCCAAGGGCTGGGATAAGCTGAAACGGGCTTTCAGCCCTTTTGGGCCGCCAAATTCCGGAGGGTGTCCAGCAATCGCCAGCGGCATCGTCTGACTAGACGACCTTCAATACTCTATGGCCCTAGGTGGAGGAGGTAGTAGTCGCCTTTGACGTGCTCGGGGTCGATGACGTCTTCGACCAGTAAGTCGCCATTACGAGCGGCCCGGATCATAACGGCAATCCCGGTGGCGCGGGGCCATCCGTCAAGGTCGTTGAGAATAGCGACCTTGTCGCCTCGCCAAGCGACCTGCTTTTGCTTCAGCGGATCGCCGTCGGTGACGAAGCCAATGACCGTACCATCATTGAGCATGGCGGTGACGTAGGAGTCGCTGAATCCGTCGGGAATGGGCAACTCCTTCCAATCTTTGCCGTCGAGGCGAAACGCTCGCGTTGGTCCGCCGTCGGGGCCGAAGGTTCCGATGACTGCGCCTTTGGTTTGGGCGATCCAGCGGACCAGTGAATAGCCTTTGGGCGTGTCGACGGTTTCCACCTTGCCGTTTTCGCAAAGCATGAGCACATCGCGATTTTCAGACGAGGACTGATGGTGTTCGCGGAACCAGATATCGGCATTATCGGTGGTGCCGCAGACGGCGAGAAAGTAGCCGGATTCATACAGAACCCTGCTGGAGACGATAACATCTTTCGCCGATTTTGAACTCGGAATGGGTTCTCGGGTGTGCTTCTCGAGAACGATGCGAAACTTGGTCTTAGAACCTGGTGAGGGGACGAGTCGAGACATGAGGAGCGAGCCGTCATTCTCGAATAGATTGCGGGTGGGTGCACTTATTCGAAAGGCCGCATGGAAGGAATTGGAGGCGATGTCGGTGCCCAGATTCGCCGTGTTGACCATGTCCACCAGCCTGCCATCGGGGGTGAGCTGCGGGTAGACGTTCTCCGGGACGGTATCCAGCATCTTCTCGGTTTCGTCCTTCAGTAGCGAGTAGTGGTGGCCCTTTATGGAGTTCTCGGTCGTGCAGATGACGCTGCCATCGTCGGACATGGCGATCGGCTCTCTGACCATGCCGCTCTTGCGAGTGAGTTTTGGTGCGAAAGTGCCGGAAGGAATGACGACCGAGGCCTTCGTCGATGGAGCGGAAATCGCCGTCTTTGGTCCTGGACTGCTGGCCGAGGGTGAGCATCCAGCAACGGAGAGGGTGCAAAACAGCAGTCCGGCGAAGGGCAAGTTTCGGGCAAACATGGCGATGACAGGTTTTGCGCAGTTTAGTGAACCGCGATCACATAATAATCGCTTCCGCCGCTTATGAGGTCAGTGATATTTCGGATCGCTAGGTCACCGCGCCGGGAAGCGCGATCGACGAGGGCAAGTTGGCCGTGCTTGGGCCAACCCGGCTGATCGTCCAAGACGGCGAGTTTGTCGCCTCGCCAAAGGACATGCTCGACCTTTTGACCATCCCACGTCGAAAGGTAGCCGAGGATAGTTCCGTCGCTGAAAATCGTTTGGACGAACGAGCAGTCAAAGCCATCCGGCATGGGTAATTCCTGCCAGGACGAACCCGTCCAGGAGAACGAGCGGAAGGGAAGTCTTCCGTGAAGGATGCCAAATGTTGCGGCGATCTGATCTCCGGTTGCGGCGACTCGATTGATGGCCTCGTATTGGTCAGGGAAGGGGAATTCCTCCTTTTCGCCTTTTTCGAGGCGGTAAAAGCGGTCTTTACCCAGGGCAATCGATCCTTGATGGTCCACCAGCCAGATGCGATCGCGATCATCGACGCAGAGAATTCCGATCAGGTCTTCGGACGCGAACTGCTCTTCGCTTGAGAGGATCTTGTTGTAATAATTGCCGACATTAACTGCCACTCCAGTCCCAGCTTGGGGAGCAGGAGCGGGTCGAACACCGTTGGCGGGCATGGGGACGGCGAGCATCGCACCCCCTGCCCGAGGAGGCGGGTCGATGTTGGTCACCTTTCGCGTTTGCACCAGCAGCGTGTAATAGTCCTTGGTGAAAGCCTGGTGCTTTGGATCGACTTCCTTCCCCTCGACGGGACTTGCAATTGAGTTGGGAGCAATGTTCTTTTGGACGATTACCCCCTGACCGGTGGAGAGAAATTTTGAGCGTCCGTCGGATTCGTTAAAGGGGAAAATGTTGGGTGAGATGCCAGAATTGGTGGCGACTCGCACCGACTGGGTAAGACTGCCGTTCGGAAGCAAGTGCTCGACGACAGTGGGGTCGGGTGCCTTGACCGTTTTGTGATCGCCCTCGCGGTAGAGTTCGTACTCTCCTTTCTTTTCGTTAGCGAGGAAGAGGAAATCGCCATGATCGCTCATCGAGGCAAGAGGTAATTGGGGCAGATCTGAACGGGCGAGCGTCACTTCGAATGACCCGCTGGGTTTGATGCGGGGCCGGTCTTCTGGCGGCGTAGCCGCATGGAAGTTGGGCCGTCGATCATTGCCGCGATCCACTAATTGGGCTTTTACGGCCAAGAACGACGCACCGAGAACGGCGGCACCGACGAGCGGCCAGACAATGGTTCGAATCGAAGCGCTCATGGTTGAATCTTTAGCAGATAGTTGTCGCCGGTCCCGGAGGCGGTATCTGTGATGTTACGTACGTAAAGATCGCCTCGGCGAGTTGCCTGAACCACATATGCGACCTGACCGTTTTTGGGCCATGCCTTCAGATCGTTCAGTACGGCGACAGAATCGTCCTTCCAAATAACCTGTTTGGCGTGCATGCGGTTTGAGTCCGTGATGATGCCGAGGATCATGCCGTTATCGAGTACCTTTTGAACGAACGAGAAGACGTACTCGGATGGCATTGGGAGTTCCTTCCATCCTCCGTCCGCAGTCTGAATAAACGAGCGAATTGGCTCGATGTTAGCGTGGTCTCGGAAAGTTGCAGTCACGATCTTGTCGTTCGAGGCGACACGCTCGACGATTTGGTACTTCGGCGGCATTTGAACCGGAACAAGCTTTTTGTGCTCCAGTCGGAAGAGGTTGTCGCGCAATTCTTCCTTGTCGCCAATGGCTTCTTTGATCCAAACCAGGTTGTCATTAGGTCGGTCGAGGATGACCAGCGAGTTGTGGGAGCTAAAGTAGGTCTCGCCGTCGCCTTTGAGGCGGTCGAGCTTTAGGACGAAATTGGGAACGCGCTTCTTCGGTTCGTAATGGACGTTGAGGATGGAGCCGTCGTCGTTAACGCGTCGGAAAAACCGGATTTCGTTGTAACCGGAGATCATCGGGCCCGAAATGAACCGCGATTGCGAGGTTGGCCCCGCTTGGGAGGGGATTCGACGTTTGATGACCTCGCCGTCTGTGGAAAGAAAAAGTCGATAGTCGGACGGGAAGACGCCGAGGTCCTCCTGTTTTCCTTTGTACATGTGGAAGTACTGGCGAATCTTTGAGTGTTCGGTGGAAGAGAAAAACAGGAAGTCGCCGCGATCGTTCATGTCGGCGATGGTGTATTGGCTCATCGTCGAGCGCTTGAGGTCGGGAGTAAAGCTGGATTTCGGCGCGATCGGCGGCCGGTAGCTACGAGGTGGCGGCGGTGGGTAGCTGCCGATCATGTCCAGTGTCGGCGGCGGATCGAAGGAAACTCGGCCACGGTCAGGGAGAAAATAGCGCACAGCCCCAAGGGCGGCGGCCACGCCAACCGTCGCAAACAAAAGAACCTTTAGGCGGTCATATTCAACGCCGCGT
It includes:
- the lysA gene encoding diaminopimelate decarboxylase, translated to MALNQADPRFRLTDSLARELADRFGTPLYVVDEASVRDRVRQYRTALSALYPKTELSFASKANSTLAVLKIVRQEGATIDVASEGELRAAMLAGIPASDCHLHGNNKKREEIRFALEQGVSHVVIDHFGEIEMVAELLGEFPTRFLLRLAPGVDPKTHSRISTGQSDTKFGFNIADGSAEKALARCLELGIPVDGIHCHVGSQLLDDEAQSAAGEFLAEFAVAMKQRHGADFQHIIIGGGLGVKYTAKDDPLSIEEYCRRVVGAMKPILEKHGLHPALGMEPGRSIVAEAGVTLYTVGVVKSVPTAPGKTRTYVAVDGGLSDNPRPAMYEAKYDVEAIGHVPGETMTATVCGKHCETDNLFVDVEVPKDIVAGDLLQVLTTGAYNSTMANNYNRYLRPATVLIRQNGKAELVVRRDSWEEMFDKEAVPGDL
- the trpS gene encoding tryptophan--tRNA ligase; protein product: MSDNKRILSGMRPTNQRGLHIGNYEGALRNWVDLQNQGYTMFSMVADWHALTTMDETSQIGKITIEVAKDYIAAGLDPAKSPIFVQSHVPEHAELHLLFSMITPLGWLERTPTYKEKKDEMEGAEREPYGLLGYPVLQTADILLYRPYGVPVGRDQAPHLEIGNDIGQRFNRLFGKDVFPVYKYLIPEDENRAKLPGLDMRKMSKSYDNCIYMSDTADETAARIKSAFTTPTKIKKTDPGIPEGCAVCQYLKLYSPNWETCWEEDRQGLRGCMQNKTECIEAVNEYFRPMRERRASYSEDDIRDVLRDGAERARAVAAETLDEVRSVMGLLV
- a CDS encoding 1-deoxy-D-xylulose-5-phosphate reductoisomerase; translation: MKRVVILGSTGSIGTQTLDIIQQFPKEFEVVGLAAARNEGLLDEQARRFEVKSTVLFERDGMDALVDLATLESADIVVVSVAGVIGLLPTFEAIKAGKNIALASKEVLVAAGEIVMPLLKQHGVAMTPIDSEHSAVFQCLQGYRPDQVREVILTASGGPFRGKTRDDLKDITVEQALNHPTWNMGGKITIDSATLMNKGLEMIEAKWLFGVEIDQVKVVVHPQSIVHSMVKFSDGSVLGQLGWPNMRLPILYALTYPERNPNDLKNWDPADTPNLTFERPDEDTFPALGLARRAATIGGTMPAAMNAANEEAVAAFLRGKCGFLEISTVVEKAMSEHSPALPTLQSILDADVEARALVRQTLGIPAC
- a CDS encoding site-2 protease family protein, which gives rise to MFSRFDPYQIVFSLLVFIPAIAIHEFCHAKFADMAGDMTPRAQGRVTLNPLAHLDPIGTIMIVISSMAGFGIGWGRPVMVNPSKMKNPRWDHFISVIMGPVSNLGLALVCAILIKSGLADREALSGLGETGMSFGRAAFASGSAFFSLYVLMSFIMNLSLFFFNLIPLGPLDGHWLVGAFLPPQARNSWYRFCHGPGMIIFLILVLIPAGNFNVIDWYLGTTVGTTMRLMLGI